One window of Pleurodeles waltl isolate 20211129_DDA chromosome 3_1, aPleWal1.hap1.20221129, whole genome shotgun sequence genomic DNA carries:
- the C3_1H11orf96 gene encoding uncharacterized protein C11orf96 homolog — protein MSTKEAEVLGICSSYQAVMPQFVCKTEEFPQPIKTKVLKGKGKLRRPRQSRFKTQPVTFDEIQEVEEEGTSATEEEKARRSFLQSLESLRKSTQNLHLHPKERLSSTSKMRHSLDSSDSDSTH, from the coding sequence ATGTCCACCAAGGAGGCGGAGGTGCTTGGTATCTGCTCCAGCTACCAGGCGGTCATGCCACAGTTCGTGTGCAAAACGGAGGAGTTCCCTCAGCCCATCAAAACCAAGGTgttgaaggggaaaggcaagctgAGGAGGCCCCGGCAGTCCAGGTTCAAGACCCAGCCGGTCACTTTCGATGAGAtccaggaggtggaggaggaagggacctcggccacagaggaggagaaagcaCGGAGGTCCTTCCTGCAGTCGCTGGAGTCCCTGCGGAAAAGCACGCAGAACCTCCACCTGCACCCTAAGGAGAGGCTGAGCAGCACCTCCAAGATGAGGCACAGCCTCGATTCCAGTGACTCTGACTCCACTCACTGA